The genomic region CCGTTGTAGTGTTCGTTTAAAAATTAAACTCTAGGAACGATTTATTTAAGCAACTCGATAATCTCAGTTGCTTTACTAGCATTGTATAAATTTTCTTTTTCGATTTTATTAAAAATTATCAGTGCATTAGCCTCATCTCCTTTTTTGAGATACAATAACCCTTTATACCAGTATCCTTTTTCAGCATCTAAAAAGTTACTAGAGATTAATTGATTATAAGTTGTAAGAGCCTCATCGTATGACCCCATTTCCATTAAAGAGATACCTTTTAAAAGATAAAAAGTCGGAAGATTTTGTTGTGATGTATTTATAGAGTTTTCTATAATAGGCATTGCCTCACTATATTTTTCATCTATAAACAATGCGGTCGCTTCATCTAAGGAGCCTTGGTTTTCTCCATCTCTCACGATTGAGTAAGTCAATTGATTTTTATCCAAGTAAGTAGCATATACATGCTCTGGACTTGAGTTGATCCCATTAAATTGCGAGACGCTAATTATAATAACTACAGATGCTGCGGCTGCATATATCAAATGTTTCCATCTAAAATCATACCTAGATTTAAGAGGTTCACCTGCGTGATCAATATTCTTTAAGGTTGCTTTGAGTTTAACAATATCATCATCATTAAATAAATCTTGATATTCCTTAATTACAGATTTATCTACATTATTTGCAAAGCTCCATCCTGCATCGTTAAAGGTATCATGTAATTGTTTCTCTAAAATTAATTTTTCAACAAATTTTGAATCCTGTTTTCTAATTTTAAATTGAA from Nonlabens arenilitoris harbors:
- a CDS encoding tetratricopeptide repeat protein, with the translated sequence MITPDDILLEKYFKNSLTEEDHLQFKIRKQDSKFVEKLILEKQLHDTFNDAGWSFANNVDKSVIKEYQDLFNDDDIVKLKATLKNIDHAGEPLKSRYDFRWKHLIYAAAASVVIIISVSQFNGINSSPEHVYATYLDKNQLTYSIVRDGENQGSLDEATALFIDEKYSEAMPIIENSINTSQQNLPTFYLLKGISLMEMGSYDEALTTYNQLISSNFLDAEKGYWYKGLLYLKKGDEANALIIFNKIEKENLYNASKATEIIELLK